One stretch of Gadus chalcogrammus isolate NIFS_2021 chromosome 14, NIFS_Gcha_1.0, whole genome shotgun sequence DNA includes these proteins:
- the pros1 gene encoding vitamin K-dependent protein S has translation MWRTSLTCFLALLLVLGDAQQFLSRRSASVVLARRRRANSMFEERMKGNLERECVEELCSREEAREVFENEPETEYFYPKYIVCLGSHRVGINQNSNSASVPPDLRTCVTELSNQCSPYPCQKAGSERCVDGQASYSCVCREGWKGHHCEDDIDECSDPEFPAGCNQKCINFPGGFDCACEIGYYPLDKLTCLDIDECRMYPSSCAEPARCVNTPGLFECHCPTGFKYNFASRTCSDVDECLLAVCDDVCVNTPGSYTCHCEGREGLRMGEDGRTCEPIPICLPLQDQTHPEMLYLGEQFNGLPLVYLRYRLAEHTKFSAEFDLRTFDPEGVVLYAETQQGSWFLLGLRDGHIEVQFKNQHSYKVTSGGRAVNTGDWHVISVDELDSSISVKIGREAVMNINSPGSLFSSAGGIMDTKVFIAGLPNGTNIIKPMNPRLDGCLRGWNLLNQGSLGIKEFIQGRKSKHCLISVQTGSYFTGAGHARFSIPYSGQVEVRLSIRPSSSTGVLFALVSNHSAPLSVAVVTQGEHEASLQVFIEGVPVARLDSLMLCFPDKVTVVLSFNTTHLLLSGDPTSLTSYAPPTTLGPALQRLAVAMTTPLETYVGGLPNEVPLWTTPVSAYYHGCMTVQVNGGLLDFDEAEAKHNSIKSHSCPPFSPPDTQQHRK, from the exons atGTGGAGGACGAGCCTGACCTGCTTTCTcgcgctgctgctggtgcttGGTGACGCTCAGCAAT TTCTCAGCAGGAGGTCCGCCTCTGTCGTCctcgcgaggaggaggagggcgaacTCCATGTTCGAGGAGAGGATGAAGGGGAACCTGGAGCGGGAGTGTGTGGAGGAGCTGTGCAGCAGGGAGGAGGCGCGGGAGGTGTTCGAAAACGAGCCGGAGACG gaaTACTTCTACCCTAAATACATTG TGTGTCTGGGATCTCATCGCGTCGGCATCAACCAAAACTCAAACTCTGCATCTGTACCACCTGACCTACGCACCTGCGTCACAG agCTCAGTAACCAGTGTTCCCCGTACCCCTGCCAAAAGGCGGGGTCTGAGCGGTGCGTGGATGGACAGGCCTcctacagctgtgtgtgtcgGGAGGGGTGGAAGGGTCATCACTGTGAGGATG ATATTGATGAGTGCTCCGACCCAGAGTTCCCTGCGGGCTGCAACCAGAAGTGTATCAACTTCCCCGGAGGGTTCGATTGTGCGTGTGAGATTGGGTACTACCCTCTCGACAAGCTCACGTGCCTTG ATATCGATGAGTGCCGCATGTACCCCAGCAGCTGTGCCGAGCCGGCCAGATGTGTGAACACGCCAGGGCTGTTCGAGTGTCATTGTCCTACGGGGTTCAAATACAACTTCGCCTCCAGAACCTGCTCTG ATGTGGACGAGTGTCTTCTGGCCGTGTGTGACGACGTGTGCGTGAACACGCCGGGGAGCTACACATGTCACtgtgaggggagggaagggctGCGCATGGGAGAGGACGGGCGCACCTGTGAACCCATCCCCATCTGCCTCCCGCTCCAAGACCAAACCCACCCTGAGATGCTCTACCTGGGGGAGCAGTTCAATGGCCTACCCCTTGTCTACCTGCGCTACCGCCTCGCTGAACACACCAA GTTCTCAGCAGAGTTTGACCTGCGGACCTTTGACCCTGAGGGCGTGGTGCTATACGCAGAGACCCAGCAGGGCTCTTGGTTCCTGCTGGGGCTCCGGGACGGACACATCGAGGTCCAGTTCAAGAACCAGCACAGCTACAAGGTCACCAGTGGAGGGAGGGCAGTCAACACTGGAGACTGGCATGTC ATCTCGGTGGATGAGCTGGACAGCAGCATCAGTGTGAAGATCGGCCGCGAGGCCGTGATGAACATCAACAGTCCTGGAAGCCTCTTCTCCTCAGCGGGCGGGATAATGGACACCAAGGTCTTCATCGCTGGTCTGCCAAACGGGACCAACATAATCAAACCT ATGAACCCTCGTCTCGATGGCTGCCTGCGTGGCTGGAACCTGCTGAACCAGGGATCATTGGGGATCAAGGAATTCATCCAGGGGAGGAAGAGCAAACACTGCCTCATCTCCGTGCAAACGGGCTCCTACTTCACCGGAGCTGGCCATGCACGCTTCAGCATCCCCtaca gtggtcaGGTGGAGGTGCGTCTGTCCATCCGTCCCTCCAGCAGTACCGGTGTCCTCTTCGCCCTGGTCTCCAACCACTCCGCCCCCCTTTCCGTCGCCGTGGTAACGCAGGGAGAACACGAGGCG AGCCTGCAGGTGTTTATTGAGGGCGTGCCCGTAGCGAGGCTGGACTCCCTGATGCTGTGTTTCCCGGATAAGGTGACGGTGGTGCTGAGCTtcaacaccacccacctcctgctctccggggaccccacctccctcacctcctacGCCCCGCCCACCACGCTAGGCCCTGCCCTGCAGAGGCTGGCTGTAGCCATGACGACGCCCCTGGAGACATACGTCGGGGGGCTGCCCA ACGAAGTGCCTCTCTGGACCACTCCGGTCTCAGCCTACTACCACGGCTGTATGACTGTGCAGGTCAACGGAGGGCTGCTGGACTTCGACGAGGCAGAGGCCAAACACAACAGCATCAAGTCCCACTCCTGCCCCCCGTTCTCTCCCCCAGACACCCAGCAACACAGGAAGTGA